Proteins encoded together in one Prochlorococcus marinus str. MIT 9211 window:
- a CDS encoding Ycf34 family protein: MCICVNCHWIDRCKTYHAVERQHGVEHLTQSPDFQGNNPAIHIIVKDIPNQSSSIEWDVRSCESFREDEGKWLRLCPGKEIPT; this comes from the coding sequence ATGTGTATCTGTGTGAACTGTCATTGGATAGATAGATGCAAGACATATCACGCTGTGGAGAGGCAGCATGGTGTAGAACACTTAACACAATCTCCAGACTTCCAAGGTAACAATCCTGCTATTCATATCATTGTTAAAGACATTCCAAATCAAAGTAGTTCAATTGAGTGGGATGTAAGAAGTTGCGAGAGTTTTCGTGAAGATGAAGGTAAATGGCTCCGGTTATGTCCAGGGAAAGAAATTCCCACTTAA
- a CDS encoding CCA tRNA nucleotidyltransferase has product MWPISLNQLPAGSALVGGAVRDALLDVLQHKPDLDLIVPSKAVEFAKEFSDREGGSCVVLDKERDIARLVLNGWTIDLACQVGNSLEEDLWRRDYTINAIALTLSNDPIIIDPTGGILDLEKKKLVAISQQNLIDDPLRLLRGFRLSSELRFDLDEMTKNFIKINAKLLKHVAPERIKGELERLVHGDWADQVILQIKKLGLLEPWQSTDQFFTFNNQSLETTSAFHQNELKIALPIVRLTNLLSDQGLKELSFSRKKLQNCHLLRFWQHKNDGLAFETLDEIERLQLHKDLETFLPALILQLPQRDQSAWLKRWRDNADPLFHPSCPIDGFTLQEMFQSPKGPWIGQLMNLLCKERAFGRLHNRKEAFQLARYWWEHNQPFCD; this is encoded by the coding sequence ATGTGGCCTATTAGTCTTAATCAGCTCCCAGCTGGATCAGCTCTGGTAGGAGGCGCAGTGAGAGATGCTTTGCTTGATGTTCTTCAGCATAAGCCAGATCTTGATTTAATTGTCCCATCCAAGGCTGTTGAATTTGCTAAAGAGTTTTCGGACAGAGAAGGAGGCAGTTGTGTTGTTCTTGATAAAGAAAGAGATATAGCTCGACTAGTTCTAAATGGTTGGACTATTGACCTTGCTTGTCAGGTTGGGAATTCTTTGGAAGAGGATTTATGGCGAAGAGATTACACAATTAATGCAATTGCTTTGACTCTTTCGAATGATCCGATAATTATTGATCCTACTGGAGGCATTCTTGACTTAGAAAAGAAAAAACTTGTTGCAATTAGTCAGCAAAATTTAATAGATGATCCTTTGAGGCTATTGAGAGGGTTCAGGTTGAGCTCTGAGTTGAGATTTGATCTAGATGAAATGACCAAGAATTTTATAAAAATTAATGCAAAGCTACTTAAACATGTTGCTCCAGAACGAATTAAAGGAGAGTTGGAGAGATTGGTTCATGGGGACTGGGCTGATCAAGTAATTCTGCAAATAAAGAAACTTGGACTTTTAGAACCGTGGCAATCTACTGATCAATTTTTTACTTTTAACAATCAATCTTTGGAAACAACTTCTGCTTTCCATCAAAATGAGCTAAAAATTGCTTTGCCTATAGTTCGACTAACAAATTTATTAAGTGATCAAGGATTAAAAGAGTTAAGTTTTTCTAGAAAAAAATTACAAAATTGTCATCTTTTGCGCTTCTGGCAGCATAAAAATGACGGACTAGCCTTTGAAACTCTTGATGAAATTGAGCGCCTTCAGTTGCATAAGGATCTAGAAACTTTTTTACCTGCATTGATTTTGCAATTACCTCAGAGAGACCAGTCAGCTTGGTTGAAACGCTGGAGAGATAATGCTGATCCTCTTTTTCACCCATCTTGTCCCATTGATGGATTTACTTTGCAAGAGATGTTTCAATCTCCCAAAGGGCCTTGGATCGGCCAATTAATGAATTTACTTTGTAAGGAAAGAGCCTTTGGAAGGTTGCATAATCGAAAAGAAGCATTTCAATTGGCTCGTTACTGGTGGGAACACAACCAACCTTTTTGTGATTAA
- a CDS encoding RNA recognition motif domain-containing protein: MSVRLYIGNLPQNLKLKELEALFAGIGKGIRFKAVLDRETKACRGFGFANVDDEKLANEVIEQLNGHEFNGNNLRVERSERKESNHGSGRRNNSSGASKTKAVKRKDVKKVVHSDAPNEQAPDPRWAGELSKLKELLANQKTAV, translated from the coding sequence ATGAGTGTTCGTCTTTACATTGGTAACTTGCCGCAAAACTTGAAGCTCAAAGAGCTTGAAGCACTATTTGCAGGGATTGGGAAAGGGATTCGCTTTAAAGCCGTTTTAGACAGAGAAACAAAGGCTTGTAGAGGATTTGGCTTTGCAAATGTTGATGATGAGAAATTGGCAAATGAAGTTATCGAGCAGTTGAATGGTCATGAATTTAATGGGAATAACTTGAGGGTTGAGCGATCAGAACGTAAGGAATCAAATCATGGTTCAGGAAGACGAAATAACTCTTCAGGCGCTTCCAAAACAAAAGCAGTAAAACGTAAAGATGTTAAGAAAGTTGTACATAGTGACGCTCCTAATGAACAAGCCCCTGATCCAAGATGGGCTGGGGAACTTTCTAAATTAAAGGAACTTTTGGCTAATCAGAAAACTGCTGTTTGA